The following are encoded together in the Oncorhynchus clarkii lewisi isolate Uvic-CL-2024 chromosome 25, UVic_Ocla_1.0, whole genome shotgun sequence genome:
- the LOC139383252 gene encoding chloride intracellular channel protein 4: MSLSVPQNGIKADNEPVIELFVKAGSDGESIGNCPFSQRLFMILWLKGVVFNVTTVDLKRKPADLQNLAPGTHPPFITFNGEVKTDVNKIEEFLEDVLSPPKFTKLGTRHPESNTAGMDIFAKFSAFIKNSKPDANEGLERGLLKTLQKLDEYLRSPLPDEIDHNSIEDIKISTRKFLDGDEMTLADCNLLPKLHIVKVVTKKYRGFDIPKDMTGIWQYLQNVYTCEEFTNTCPSDKEIEIAYQDVAKRLVK; encoded by the exons GCGGGAAGTGATGGCGAGAGCATCGGAAACTGTCCGTTCTCACAGAGACTCTTCATGATCCTGTGGCTAAAGGGAGTGGTCTTCAACGTCACCACAGTGGACCTGAAGAG GAAGCCTGCAGACCTCCAGAACCTGGCCCCAGGCACACACCCTCCTTTCATCACCTTCAATGGGGAGGTCAAAACCGACGTCAACAAGATCGAGGAGTTCCTAGAGGATGTCCTCAGCCCACCCAA gttcacCAAGCTTGGCACCAGACACCCTGAGTCCAACACAGCTGGGATGGACATCTTTGCCAAGTTCTCAGCCTTCATCAAGAACTCCAAACCAGATGCCAACGAGG GTCTGGAGCGTGGGCTGTTGAAGACCCTGCAGAAGCTGGATGAGTACCTGCGTTCCCCACTGCCTGACGAGATCGACCACAACAGCATCGAGGACATCAAAATCTCCACTCGCAAGTTCCTGGACGGTGACGAGATGACACTGGCTGACTGCAACCTCCTGCCCAAGCTGCACATCGTCAAG GTGGTGACCAAGAAGTACAGAGGCTTTGACATTCCCAAGGACATGACGGGCATCTGGCAGTACCTGCAGAATGTCTATACGTGTGAGGAGTTCACCAACACCTGCCCCAGCGACAAAGAGATTGAGATCGCCTACCAAGACGTGGCCAAGAGGCTGGTCAAATAG